One genomic window of Arachis hypogaea cultivar Tifrunner chromosome 8, arahy.Tifrunner.gnm2.J5K5, whole genome shotgun sequence includes the following:
- the LOC112708495 gene encoding uncharacterized protein isoform X2 — translation MIVACGAKPPEMNGDKVRRSIFCPSHNYAILKHQMEAAAKSEDYKEAARIRDMLKYYEKDMPVLRLRRLLKEAVADERFEDAASYRDELIEIAPHSFQKCFSDATTLGIRVQVRSEYKEDRSIPSKGLYYYAYKVRITNNSTRPVQLLRRHWILTDAHGKSEDVWGLGVVGEQPTIRPGRSFEYSAGFPLKTQNGKMEGDYEMICIDRAFTREFKVAIAPCSLYMLGDYDDNDVNTI, via the exons ATGATCGTGGCGTGCGGTGCGAAGCCGCCGGAGATGAACGGAGACAAGGTTCGGAGATCCATCTTCTGTCCGAGCCACAACTATGCTATCTTGAAGCATCAAATGGAAGCAGCTGCAAAATCTGAG GATTACAAGGAGGCGGCGAGGATTCGCGACATGCTGAAGTATTATGAAAAGGATATGCCAGTTCTGCGATTGCGGAGATTGTTGAAGGAAGCAGTTGCTGATGAGAGGTTTGAG GATGCAGCTAGCTACCGAGATGAGCTAATAGAAATTGCCCCACATTCTTTCCAGAAATGTTTCAGTGATGCTACAACCTTG gGAATCAGGGTTCAAGTCAGAAGTGAATATAAAGAGGATAGAAGTATCCCTTCAAAGGGGCTATACTACTATGCATATAAAGTCAGAATTACTAATAACTCAACTCGCCCAGTTCAACTTCTTAGAAGACATTGGATTTTAACTGATGCTCATGGCAAAAGTGAAGATGTCTG GGGGCTTGGGGTGGTTGGTGAACAACCAACTATACGTCCTGGGAGAAGTTTTGAATACTCTGCTGGATTTCCATTAAAAACACAAAATGGAAAAATG GAAGGTGATTATGAGATGATATGTATTGACAGAGCATTtacaagagaatttaaagtgGCCATTGCTCCCTGTTCTCTTTATATGCTTGGAGATTATGATGATAATGATGTTAATACTATTTGA
- the LOC112708188 gene encoding 3-isopropylmalate dehydratase large subunit, chloroplastic isoform X1, which translates to MASSSSFLAPSSTSILHSKKDVGLSALTSTSSISSQRCQKTGFRRICCSVAAPQQSQRQPSTTGSVKTAMTMTEKILARASEKPYLTPGDNVWVNVDILMTHDVCGPGSIGIFKREFGEDAKVWDREKLVIIPDHYIFTSDERANRNVDILRDFCQEQNIKYFYDIKDLSNFKANPDYKGVCHVALAQEGHCRPGEVLLGTDSHTCTAGAFGQFATGIGNTDAGFVLGTGKLLLKVPPTLRFVMDGEMPSYLLAKDLILQIIGEITMAGATYKAMEFVGTTVESLNMEERMTLCNMVVEAGGKNGVVPADSTTYKYLEDKTSVPYQPVYSDQQARFLSEYRFDVSKLEPLVAKPHSPDNRALARECKDVKIDRVYIGSCTGGKTEDFMAAAKVFLASGKKVKVPTFLVPATQKVWMDLYSIPVPGAGGKTCSQIFEEAGCDTPASPSCGACLGGPKDTYARLNEPQVCVSTTNRNFPGRMGHKEGQIYLASPYTAAASALTGYVTDPREFLQ; encoded by the exons atggcttcttcttcttccttccttgcGCCATCATCCACATCCATTCTTCACTCTAAG aAAGATGTCGGTCTCTCTGCTTTGACTTCCACGTCTTCCATTTCTTCTCAGCGATGCCAGAAAACCGGTTTCAGGAGAATTTGCTGCTCCGTTGCAGCACCACAGCA atctcaacgccagccttctaccaCTGGATCA GTGAAGACGGCGATGACGATGACCGAGAAGATATTGGCTAGAGCTTCTGAGAAACCCTATTTGACCCCTGGGGATAATGTTTGGGTTAATGTTGATATTTTGATGACTCATGATGTTTGTGGCCCTGGTTCTATTGGTATTTTCAAGAGGGAATTTGGCGAGGATGCTAAG GTTTGGGACCGTGAAAAGCTTGTGATAATACCTGATCACTATATCTTCACCAGTGATGAAAGAGCCAATCGCAATGTTGACATACTAAGAGATTTCTGCCAAGAGCAGAATATCAAGTACTTTTACGATATTAAGGATCTTAGTAATTTTAAG GCAAATCCAGACTACAAAGGTGTTTGCCATGTTGCTCTTGCTCAGGAAGGTCATTGTAGGCCTGGAGAG GTTCTTTTAGGCACTGATTCTCACACTTGTACTGCTGGAGCATTTGGTCAATTCGCTACGGGGATTGGGAATACTGATGCAGGTTTTGTGTTGGGAACAGGGAAGCTTCTCCTCAAG GTGCCTCCAACTCTAAGATTTGTTATGGATGGAGAAATGCCCAGTTATTTACTTGCAAAGGATCTGATTCTGCAA ATAATTGGTGAAATAACTATGGCTGGTGCAACATATAAAGCTATGGAGTTTGTTGGCACAACTGTTGAAAGTTTAAAT ATGGAGGAAAGGATGACATTGTGCAATATGGTTGTTGAAGCTGGAGGAAAGAATGGCGTTGTTCCTGCTGATAGCACTACATATAAATATCTCGAG GATAAGACATCCGTGCCATATCAACCAGTTTATAGTGATCAGCAAGCAAG ATTTCTTTCTGAATATAGATTTGATGTCTCAAAGTTGGAGCCATTGGTAGCCAAG CCTCATTCTCCGGATAACCGTGCTTTGGCTAGAGAGTGCAAGGACGTGAAAATTGACAGAGTATACATAGGATCTTGCACGGGTGGAAAAACAGAGGATTTCATGGCTGCAGCAAAAGTTTTTCTAGCTTCG GGTAAAAAAGTTAAAGTACCCACATTTCTTGTGCCGGCAACACAGaag GTTTGGATGGACTTATATAGCATCCCAGTACCTGGAGCTGGTGGTAAGACTTGCTCCCAGATATTTGAAGAAGCTGGATGTGACACACCTGCTAGTCCTAGTTGTGGTGCTTGTTTGGGTGGCCCAAAGGATACTTATGCACGCTTGAATGAACCTCAG GTTTGTGTTTCAACTACAAATAGGAACTTCCCGGGCCGAATGGGACACAAGGAAGGCCAGATATATCTGGCTTCTCCATATACAGCTGCGGCATCTGCATTGACTGGTTATGTTACTGATCCAAGAGAATTCTTGCAGTAA
- the LOC112708495 gene encoding uncharacterized protein isoform X1 — MQLLSINGGCCMELRLPAIFTESKDAFTWRIGEVNWRNRRQGRKCGGMIVACGAKPPEMNGDKVRRSIFCPSHNYAILKHQMEAAAKSEDYKEAARIRDMLKYYEKDMPVLRLRRLLKEAVADERFEDAASYRDELIEIAPHSFQKCFSDATTLGIRVQVRSEYKEDRSIPSKGLYYYAYKVRITNNSTRPVQLLRRHWILTDAHGKSEDVWGLGVVGEQPTIRPGRSFEYSAGFPLKTQNGKMEGDYEMICIDRAFTREFKVAIAPCSLYMLGDYDDNDVNTI; from the exons ATGCAGTTGTTAAGCATCAATGGTGGTTGTTGCATGGAGTTGCGGTTGCCGGCGATTTTCACGGAATCCAAGGATGCATTTACGTGGAGGATTGGAGAGGTAAATTGGAGGAACCGGCGGCAGGGAAGGAAATGCGGTGGAATGATCGTGGCGTGCGGTGCGAAGCCGCCGGAGATGAACGGAGACAAGGTTCGGAGATCCATCTTCTGTCCGAGCCACAACTATGCTATCTTGAAGCATCAAATGGAAGCAGCTGCAAAATCTGAG GATTACAAGGAGGCGGCGAGGATTCGCGACATGCTGAAGTATTATGAAAAGGATATGCCAGTTCTGCGATTGCGGAGATTGTTGAAGGAAGCAGTTGCTGATGAGAGGTTTGAG GATGCAGCTAGCTACCGAGATGAGCTAATAGAAATTGCCCCACATTCTTTCCAGAAATGTTTCAGTGATGCTACAACCTTG gGAATCAGGGTTCAAGTCAGAAGTGAATATAAAGAGGATAGAAGTATCCCTTCAAAGGGGCTATACTACTATGCATATAAAGTCAGAATTACTAATAACTCAACTCGCCCAGTTCAACTTCTTAGAAGACATTGGATTTTAACTGATGCTCATGGCAAAAGTGAAGATGTCTG GGGGCTTGGGGTGGTTGGTGAACAACCAACTATACGTCCTGGGAGAAGTTTTGAATACTCTGCTGGATTTCCATTAAAAACACAAAATGGAAAAATG GAAGGTGATTATGAGATGATATGTATTGACAGAGCATTtacaagagaatttaaagtgGCCATTGCTCCCTGTTCTCTTTATATGCTTGGAGATTATGATGATAATGATGTTAATACTATTTGA
- the LOC112708188 gene encoding 3-isopropylmalate dehydratase large subunit, chloroplastic isoform X2, translated as MTMTEKILARASEKPYLTPGDNVWVNVDILMTHDVCGPGSIGIFKREFGEDAKVWDREKLVIIPDHYIFTSDERANRNVDILRDFCQEQNIKYFYDIKDLSNFKANPDYKGVCHVALAQEGHCRPGEVLLGTDSHTCTAGAFGQFATGIGNTDAGFVLGTGKLLLKVPPTLRFVMDGEMPSYLLAKDLILQIIGEITMAGATYKAMEFVGTTVESLNMEERMTLCNMVVEAGGKNGVVPADSTTYKYLEDKTSVPYQPVYSDQQARFLSEYRFDVSKLEPLVAKPHSPDNRALARECKDVKIDRVYIGSCTGGKTEDFMAAAKVFLASGKKVKVPTFLVPATQKVWMDLYSIPVPGAGGKTCSQIFEEAGCDTPASPSCGACLGGPKDTYARLNEPQVCVSTTNRNFPGRMGHKEGQIYLASPYTAAASALTGYVTDPREFLQ; from the exons ATGACGATGACCGAGAAGATATTGGCTAGAGCTTCTGAGAAACCCTATTTGACCCCTGGGGATAATGTTTGGGTTAATGTTGATATTTTGATGACTCATGATGTTTGTGGCCCTGGTTCTATTGGTATTTTCAAGAGGGAATTTGGCGAGGATGCTAAG GTTTGGGACCGTGAAAAGCTTGTGATAATACCTGATCACTATATCTTCACCAGTGATGAAAGAGCCAATCGCAATGTTGACATACTAAGAGATTTCTGCCAAGAGCAGAATATCAAGTACTTTTACGATATTAAGGATCTTAGTAATTTTAAG GCAAATCCAGACTACAAAGGTGTTTGCCATGTTGCTCTTGCTCAGGAAGGTCATTGTAGGCCTGGAGAG GTTCTTTTAGGCACTGATTCTCACACTTGTACTGCTGGAGCATTTGGTCAATTCGCTACGGGGATTGGGAATACTGATGCAGGTTTTGTGTTGGGAACAGGGAAGCTTCTCCTCAAG GTGCCTCCAACTCTAAGATTTGTTATGGATGGAGAAATGCCCAGTTATTTACTTGCAAAGGATCTGATTCTGCAA ATAATTGGTGAAATAACTATGGCTGGTGCAACATATAAAGCTATGGAGTTTGTTGGCACAACTGTTGAAAGTTTAAAT ATGGAGGAAAGGATGACATTGTGCAATATGGTTGTTGAAGCTGGAGGAAAGAATGGCGTTGTTCCTGCTGATAGCACTACATATAAATATCTCGAG GATAAGACATCCGTGCCATATCAACCAGTTTATAGTGATCAGCAAGCAAG ATTTCTTTCTGAATATAGATTTGATGTCTCAAAGTTGGAGCCATTGGTAGCCAAG CCTCATTCTCCGGATAACCGTGCTTTGGCTAGAGAGTGCAAGGACGTGAAAATTGACAGAGTATACATAGGATCTTGCACGGGTGGAAAAACAGAGGATTTCATGGCTGCAGCAAAAGTTTTTCTAGCTTCG GGTAAAAAAGTTAAAGTACCCACATTTCTTGTGCCGGCAACACAGaag GTTTGGATGGACTTATATAGCATCCCAGTACCTGGAGCTGGTGGTAAGACTTGCTCCCAGATATTTGAAGAAGCTGGATGTGACACACCTGCTAGTCCTAGTTGTGGTGCTTGTTTGGGTGGCCCAAAGGATACTTATGCACGCTTGAATGAACCTCAG GTTTGTGTTTCAACTACAAATAGGAACTTCCCGGGCCGAATGGGACACAAGGAAGGCCAGATATATCTGGCTTCTCCATATACAGCTGCGGCATCTGCATTGACTGGTTATGTTACTGATCCAAGAGAATTCTTGCAGTAA